TTACAAAACTTTTATGAAACATCTTTTTAAAGGTGCAGGAAGTATGCTGAACGTGGGTTCAATATTAATTTTTGCTTTTTCCATGGGAGGTGTCGTGAAAATGTTGGGGACCGGACCTTATCTGGCAGAAGTCTTTTCAGGATATCTAACACCTGCCCTTTTACCGGCTCTGATTTTTCTTTTCAGCTGTATTATCAGTTTTTCTACCGGATCGTCCATGGGCACTATGGCTGTCATGATGCCTGTGGCCATGCCCATGGCACTGACCATGGATATGTCTGTGGCACTGATCTCGGCTTCAGTTTTCGGCGGCAGCATTTTTGGGGATCATGCCTCCCCGATTTCAGATACCACCATCATGAGTTGTACCACCACCGGATGCGACGTAATGGACCACATCCGCACACAGCTTCCTTATGTGGTGAGCTATGCAACACTGGCTTTACTGGGATATCTAATCCTGGGCTTTTCCGGTATATAAATCTATTTACACGAATTGTTTGATTTTCGTTCTACCAAACCCTATGCGGATTTGATAGAATAAATCATGGAAAAGGGCGAAGCGTACTCTTATTTCATCGCATTTCTTATGAGTTTTAATTAAAGAAACTACGTTGAACAATGATACCACTTAAAATTATACATTCACTTCATACTTTTCCAGCGTCACCATATCCATCGCTGTTAAGATCCGCTTATATCCGGCACCGGTATCCAGATTAATTACATGGTATTTGTTTTTTTCTGCTGAATCTTTCAGGGCTGTGTGTCCCAGAAAATACCGGTCATACGGTAATTTTGGATCCTGTTCAAACACCCAGAAATAGCGATCCCATGTAAGAACTTCAGTGTCTTGATCTTTCAGCGGGACTCCTGGTGTGATACCTCCATGAAATACAGCGATGGACAATCCTCCGAGATGAAGTTCACGGTAATAGGGCATGTTTTGGTAATAATCCAGCACTTCTTTCCGGGACATGGATTCCTGATGCCAGGAAGAGAGGGTTTCATAACCACCCTGACTGAGCCATATCATGGGCGCATAGCCCCGGATTAAATAATCCAAAAACCACATATCATGATTCCCGCGAACGGATAAAACCCCGTGTTTGATACAAAAATCCAAAACCCTGGCAGAATCGGGTCCACGATCCGTCAAATCACCGACACAGTACAGACTATCCCCGTTCGGATCATAATCCGCTTTCTTCAGGACACGGATCAGGGCATCGTACTGTCCGTGGATGTCACCAAGAATGAGATGGCGCATGATGTTAGTCGTCAGTCGAAAGTCGAAAGTCAAAAGTCGATTGACTCGATTGCCTGCCCTGTGAAATGAGCAAAGCGTATTTCACATGGGATTGCCTTCCCCGTGAAAAGGGACCCAATTTATTGGGATATTTCACGGGGGATTGATTCGTCAGGAGCGCAGCGACGCCAACTTCCAGCTTCCAACTTCTAACTTCTAATAAAGCTGCGCAGCAGCGATTATGAATTCAAGCAGCACTTCGTACCGTTCAACTGCTTCACTGCGCTCAGCATTCAAACTCCTTCGGCGATCAAAAATTCAAGCGGCACTTCGTGCCGTTCAATTGCTTCACTACGTTCAGCATTCAAGCACTGCTTCGCAGTGTTCAAAAAAGAACTCACTAATTGGAATCCCCATATCTGGGATTGAAGATCGAACGAAGAGAGATCCTTGAACGCTGCGTAGCAGCATTTGAACACCGAACGAAGTGAGGTGCTTGAATCCCATGCAAGGAGCGAAGCGACGCTAACTTCCAGCTTCCAACTTCTGATAAAGCTGCGCAGCGGCTATTGAACACCGACTGCAGTAAGGTGCTTGTCCCATTTATTCAAATTCACAACTCCCAAATTCATCTCAGCGGCTGAACGTGCATTGCCCCTACGGCTCACAACTCTTCATTCTCCACTCTCAAATGGAGCTCTTTCAGTTGTTTTTCATCCACAATATCGGGGGCATTATCCATGGGAGATTGGGCAGTGGTAGTTTTTGGAAAGGCAATGACCTCACGGATAGAGTCTGTCCCGGCGAGAATCATCACCAGCCGGTCAAAGCCAAAAGCGATTCCACCATGAGGCGGGGCACCGTATTGAAAAGCATCCAACAGGAAACCGAACTTTTGGCGGGCTTCATCATGTGAGATTCCCAGAATTCTGAACATTTTTTCCTGAAGATCTTCCCGGTAAATACGAATACTTCCTCCGGCGATTTCGTGGCCGTTCAACACCAGGTCGTAAGCCTGTGCCCGGACCGATTCAGGATCTGTTTCCATCCGTTCTTCATCTTCCGGCCGGGGTGCTGTAAATGGATGGTGCATGGCTACAAAACGGTCCTCTTCCTCACTTCGTTCAACAAGGGGGAAGTCGTTGACCCACAACGCTTTATATGCATCCTTCTCTATCAGATTCAAATCCTTTCCCAGTTGAAGACGAACCGCTCCCAGGGCTGTCAAAGCGGTTGTCCATGTATCGGCACTGAAGAATAACAGATCCCCGGGATTTGCACCGGAAACTTCAATCAATTCCTCGCTCAAAGAATCATTGAAAAACCTGGAAATTCCACTTGATAGTCCACCTTCCTCTACCTTAACAAATGCAAGTCCTTTAAGTCCATACTTTTTGGCAAGATCAGTATATCCGTCTATTTGTTTCCGGGACAAACGACTCCCTCCGGGAACCCGCAGTCCGCGAATCACTCCACCGGAGGCCAGTACAGACCGAAAAATTTGAAAATCGGATTTTTCTGCTATTTCATCTAAATTAAAAAGAGGTACATCGAAGCGGGTATCGGGCTTGTCACTCCCGTAAGTTTCCATGGCATCCTGATAGGAATAAACAGGCAGGGGCAGCGGCAGTTCGATATTCTTTACGGCTTTCATCACACCGGCCAACAAGCGTTCCCCCACATCTCTTACATCCGGTTCGTCCACAAAGCTCATTTCAATATCAATCTGTGTAAATTCCGGCTGGCGGTCTGCCCTGAGGTCTTCATCCCGGAAACATTTTACAATCTGGTAATACTTATCAAAACCAGAGACCATTAAAATCTGTTTATAGGTCTGGGGGGATTGGGGCAAAGCATAAAAGTGTCCCGTGTGCAGCCGGCTGGGGACCAGAAAATCCCGGGCACCTTCCGGTGTGGATTTCATGAGAATGGGCGTTTCAATTTCAAGAAAATCCTCCTGGTTCAAAAAGTGCCGGACAGTCTGGGCTGTTTCATGTCGCAACAGAATATTTTTTTGCAGTGACTGGGTTCTTAAATCCAGATACCGGTATTTAAGCCGCAAATCTTCACTTCCTGTTTCCCGGCGGGTGATTTCAAAAGGGGGCGTTTTGGCTTTGTTTAAAAGTTCCACCTCTTCTGCCAGCACTTCCAGGGTACCGGAAGCCATTTTGGGGTTGATGGCATCCTCAGGCCGCAACGCAAGTTTTCCTTTCACGGCAATCACATCTTCAGGTGTCATTTTTCTTACACGATCACGAAGGATTTCCGGCAATTCAATCCCCACCCGGATCTGTATCAATCCATAGCGGTCCCGGACATCCAGGAAATAGATGCCGCCCAAATCCCTCCGGGTATTTATCCAGCCATTGACAATGACGGTTTGTCCCACCAGGGACTCATTTAATTCGTGACATCGGTGTGTACGCTTTAAGTTCATGGTGTCTCCCTGTTTACCGGGTAAAGTTACAGAAAGCTAAGCATTTCTAAAACGGAAAGATATCCATCGTATTCAGCCGTTGTAAGCCTCCGGAAGTTTAATTAGCTTTACAAATCGAAACATGACATGAGGATCTCCATCAGACAATTTTTCATATCTCTTCTGCTTCTTATCTATGTTTCCGTTTTATTCGGACAGGATGAATTTGCAATCCAAAAAATATATTTTGAAGGAAATAAGAGCCTTTCTGAATCGATCTTGAAAAAACAGCTTAACCTTGAACTCCACTCCTTTCCCAAACGTCTTTTATTCTGGAAAGAACCTGAAAGATATACAGATGAGCACCTCTATCAGGAAGCAGATCGGCTTGAGAGATTCTACCAGACAGAAGGATTTCTGAAAGCACAAGTTCGTTTTGAAAAGAAAATCCTCAAAAAAACAAAAGATATAGACGTTGTATTTTATATAAAAGAAAATGAACCAGTGGTCGTTCAGGATATCCGGTACATCCTTATGACTGAAACGAGAGATGACAAGAAAGCAATAGATTCACTCTTACAACATCAAATACATGAATTACCCCTCCGTACAGGAACCCGTTTCCGGGATCAGGAGATTCTTGAACAACGCCGGGAAATCATACGCCTTCTCATGAACGACGGATATCCATCTCCTGAAGTTCAATACCGGATTACATTGAACCATCACCAGGCAGATGTTGAATATATCGTGTACAGCGGCCCAAAAGGGGTGTTTCATGACATTCAAATCCTTGGGAATCAATATATCAGCCCTGAAATAATCAAGAAACAACTGAGTATTGACATGGGGGATACTTTCCGCGAGGAGGCATTGGAAAAAAATCAGAAACGGGTCCAGCAACTGGGTGTTTTTGAATATGTATCCATTCGCCAAAGACCAGATCCAAATGCTGGCAAACTGATCCTCGATATTCAGGTACGTGAGCTTCCCAGATGGTCAGTCAAAACCGGCATCGGCTACGGTCTGGATGAGCGGTTTCGATTATCTGCCACCCTTCGAAGGCAACCGTTCTTTGGACATGCCCGGTATGCAACCCTATATCTGAAATATTCCAGACTGGAGCCCTATCATGTTGATCTGAAAATTACTCAACCGGCTCTTTTTACACCGAACAGTACCCTCTTTCTGAATCCCTTTGCACGAAAAGAAATCGAAAAAGCTTATGAGCTGCAACGATGGGGAACCGGTATGACTTTTCAGCAGGGACTTTCCCCTGAATCCCGGATTTTTGTCAATTACACATTTGAGAGAAATCAATTGAAACTGGATGAAGATGTCACTGAAAGCTTTATCCCGGACTATAGTTATTATAACAAATCTAAAATCTCACTGGGGTTTTCCACGGATTATGCTTCACCCCTGTTTTTTCCGGATCAGGGATGGTATGTATCGTGTATCACCACTTTTTCAGGACTTCCAGGAAGCCGGTATCACTACCTTTCAGGTCTGTCGGAATTCAGAAAATATCAGCGATTCACCGACCATTTGGTACTGGCCGGCAAGATAAAAACAGGCATTATGAAAAACATCATGAATGATAAAACCACACCGATTGAAGAGCGGTTCTATGCAGGAGGAAGCAACAGTGTCCGGGGATTCCTCAGGAATGAACTGGGCCCGGAAAATGAAAAAGGTATTCCGGTCGGCGGCAACAGCTACCTGGAGGCATCCCTGGAGCTAAGATACCGGATCATCCATGCCTTCTACGGCACGCTTTTTATGGATACCGGAAATGTATGGAGTTCATACCATGGCATGAATGTGTATACCCTTGCCTGGTCGCCGGGAATGGGCATCCGCTATAACACTCCCATCGGTCCGGTACGCTTTGATATCGCCTACCCTTTACATGAACCGGATGGACAACTGCGGTTTCACCTGAGTTTCGGGCAGGCATTCTGAAATGAAACGATGGATTAAAATCATAAGCCGTCTCTTTTTGGGATTGATAACAATTCTCCTTATCCTCTTACTTTTCACTCAAACAGGTGCATTCCGTAACATTTTAAAAAATTTTATGATCCGTCAGGCAGAAAATTCCCTGATAGATGTGGAAGTGTCGATTGACCACCTGGAGGGGAATCTGTTTCGTGAAATTACCATGCAAAATCTTACCCTCATTCATCACACAAATGACACATTAATTTCTCTTGAAAAGGCAAGAGCGACCTACCGTTTATCCGGATTATGGAAAAAGAATCTGCTGATCGGGAACATTCAACTGAAAAATCCCAGGATCCAACTGTCACAAGATAATGAGGGTGATTGGAATATTCTCAACATTCTGCCAGTACCTGCTGACACGCTTCCTGAAAAAAATTCAAAACCTTTTCTAAAAAGTCTCCGCATCAATATGCTCTCCCTGGAAAACGGCAATATCATCATTTCGAACAAGCAAGACCTGACATTCCTTCCTGAAAAGATCCACCATCTTCAGATCCGGTCCGAATTGTTTTTCAGCGACGATTCAATGCAGGCTACAGTGAAAGATCTGAGTTTTCAAACATCCTCCCCGGATTTTACCCTAAATAGGTCGTCTTTCCACTGGAGCCGTCAGGCAGACGAATCTGTGTTGGGATCATTCCAATTAAGGTCAACTCACAGCTTTCTGACAGGTTTGATACAGTATGATACGCTATCAGCCATCCCACCCAAAGTTTTATTAAAAGGGGATCCTGTCCAACTGGAGGAATTCAGGGGTTTTATGCCGGACATTCCGGTACGGATTCTACCGGATATATTTTTAACACTCAAAACCCAACGAAATAAGGGTTTCCTTGATGTAAAGATGAAACACGGACATCAGCAGATCGCAGCTCATATCACTGCCGAATCATTCCGGCCGGAAGTAAACTATCAGGCCGATATAGCCATTCAGAATATCAACCTGGCAGACTGGATTTCAGCATCTCCTATTCAGACCGATTTGAATATGCAAATCGCTGTAAAGGGCTCAGGACTTGATCCCCAAACCCTCTCTGCAACGCTGACAAGCAATATGGACGGATCCACAATCGAGGGATATCCCATTGAAAAAAGTCTTTTTGAAATCCAAAAAAATTCTGACCATGCACAGGTTAAGGGAAATTATACAGGTATATTTGGGGATATTTCTTTTATGGGTACATTTTCCCACATCTTTTCCGACCCCCATTACCATCTGAGCCTGGACATGAACCATGTCAATCCATCTTCACTTTTTCCAGATATCATACCAGATTCAGATCTCAACCTGAGCCTGAACCTTCAGGGGACGGGCTATAGGTGGAGAAATTCGACTGTCAATCTCTCATTACTGGGATATAAATCCCACATAGCAAATATTGATCTGGATACAGTAAACGTTGACATCACATATCAGGACAGCATGCTCACCCTGCACCGGGGAGCTGTCCGGAATTCTATGGTATCGGCAGATATTACAGGGATAGCTGGTTTGAAGGGAAAGACTACACTTCAATATCTGTTTGAAATAAAAGACCTGGATCCACTTGGAAAGCTGACCGGTGCCGTTCCCTTGAATGCTGAGGGTACGATTCGTGGAGATCTTTCCGGTACATATCCCCGATTATCCCTTGAATCAGCCCTCAATCTGAAAAATATCCAGTATCAAACCCTTTCCATGGATTATTTAAGCGGTCCGGTATCTCTCGGGTATGATCGGGGCAGTCTTTTCGGGAATGTAATACTCACCGGGGATACATTAACCCTGAATACTATCACACTGGATAAGGTTCAATGGAAAAGCCAGGGAAATACCCGGGATTTCACAAATCGTCTGACCGCCCAATCTGAAAACATTGAACTGCTTCTGGAAGCCAGGGTGCTTCAGGATTCAGTTCTCAGCATTGGTCTAAACAATCTTTATTTCCGACTTGGACCGTTGGAAGCCGAGACCATGCACAAAGAAGGAAAAATCATTCTGTCGGACCAGGTTATGGAAATTGACAAAATATCCCTTCAAAGTGGACAGGGGATTCTGAAAACAGAGGGAAAAATCCAGGATAATTTCAAAAATAACAGTTCATTCTCTTTTAATCTTGAATCCTTTGATCTCTCTATCCTGGATACACTCATCAACCTGCCATATCCGATTCATGGTTTACTTACAGCATCTTTATGGATGGAAGGAACCCTTTACAATCCGGTAATTCATTTGGATGCAATGGTTTCACCTTTCCGTATGGACAGCTTGTCTTTTGAAAAGGGAGATATGCATCTCAAACTCATGGACACGTATCTGTCATCTTCATTTTTCATTCAAAAACAAGAGGAAGAAACCCTGGCAGGATCGGTTAAGATTCCTTTCATGATCTTACCGGATTCAGGGAAAGCCAGAATTCCCGGTCATCAACCGGTGGACATTGATATGAGTATTGAGAATGTTGATCTGTCATTTCTGAAAACATTCAGCAAACAGATTGGTGTGGCAGAAGGACGCCTGAACGCCGGCATCAGGATTCAAAATACCTTAGAGAATCCGGACATATCGGGAGATATTTCCCTGCATAAAGGTCGCCTGACCATACCAGCTGTGGGATTGTCGTATCCCCAGATCCGATTGAACATGTCCCTTCAGGATACGGTGGCAACACTCAATGAATTTTATATCCAAGGAGGTGATGGTCAACTCGTGTTTACAGGAAAAACGATTCTTGGAAGATCTTTATATAGTGGGGTACAAAATTACATATTGAAGGCAGAAGGAAAAAATTTCAAAGCGGCAGGCAGTCGGGACCTCTACATTTTGACAGATTTAAATGCCGTTATTGAGGGAACACCGAAAAATGCAAACTTTAACGGAACGGTAACAATACCCCGGGGGCGTATCAATTTGGATGCTCTGCAGGCTTATACATCTGGTACACATCATCCGAATGCCCCCCTCCTTATCCAGGCGCAACAACAGGAAACTGATACCTCCTACAGTGTTTACCGGAGGTCCAAACCAACCCCATTTATGAATCATCTCAGTGGAAAACTTCGCATCATCATTCCCAGGAATACATGGATTCGAAGTCAGAGCATGAATCTGGAAATATCCGGAGATGTCAATTTGATTCAGAATGGATCCGATTTTGAACTGACAGGTTCCATAAGCACCCTCCGGGGAACATACACATTTTATGGCCAAAAATTTTTATTTAAAGAAGGGAAAGTAACATTTGATGGTGGAACCGAAATAAATCCTTTGTTAAACTTCACGATAGATCACCGTTTCAGAGACGCTTACAGAATACAGCAAACCCTAAGCATCAAAGTAAATGGAAGAATGGCCACACCGGAAATCACATTTCTTTTAAATGATGAAGAAATATCTGAAGCAGATGCCGTGTCTTATCTTTTATTCGGCCGAAACAGCCGGGAAATCACGGGTAGTCAGCAAAATGAGGTCCGGAAACAGACAGAATCAGGATTGGCAAAATCATTGATTGCTCGTCAGTTGGGTTCTCAACTGACCCATGAACTAGGAAACAGGCTTGATCTGGATGTTGTGGAATTTGCCGGTGGTGAGGACTGGAAAGAGGCGTCGGTATACATCGGAAAATACATTACGGATAAACTCTTTGTCAGTTATGAAAAGGCTTTTATATTAGGACAAACACGTGAGATTGTCCCCGATAAAGTATCTGCTGAATATGAACTCAACCGGAACATTTTCATCCAGGCTACACGGGGAGATGAACAATCCACAGGATTTGATATCATCTGGAAATTTACAAAACGATAGGAGACAGAAATGAAAGTAAAACAACTTATGTTGCTGACGGTGCTTTTTGCACTCATGGCATCCTGTGGCGGCAGGATTGAAGCCCCGGTCAAAGAAGCCAGGGCTGTCTGGTATTCCCGGTTTGAATATTGCAACTCTACAAAGACCCATGATCAGGATTCGATCAAACTTCACATCAGTTCTGTCATAGACAAAGCGGCTGATGCCAATTTTAATATTATCCTTTTTCAGGTCCGTGGGAATGGAGATGCTTATTACACATCAGATATCGAACCCTGGGGTGAACATCTGACAGGTGAATTCGGAAAAGATCCGGGTTGGGATCCCCTGGAATATGCTGTAAAGAAGGCACACAGCAGGGGTCTGGAACTCCACGCCTGGATTAATACATTTCCTGTATGGCGGGGGACCGAACCTCCTAAAGAGACAAACCCTCTCTCCCCCTATCTTGCCCATCCTGAGTGGCTTGTCTGTGATACATCCGGAACACCCCAGCCTTTGACGAATCATTATGTTTCTTTTTCACCTGGAATTCCTCAGGTCCATGATTACCTGATCACCCTGGCAAAGGATATCGTCAGCCGGTATGATATTGACGGAATTCATTTCGATTATATCCGTTATCCCGAAGGAAGCATTGATAATGGTTATTCCCACGATTCAATCAGTGTCAGCCTGTTTCAGGATTCAGAAAAAGGGAATCCTTATAACCTTGAATGGGAAGACTGGCAGCGTGAGCAGCTGAACCAATTTGTCTACAAGATGTACAACGCAATCCATGAAATGGATCCGGCAATTAAAATGTCCGCCGCTACCATTGGCAGTTACGATGTTGGAGGTTGGAATGGCTATCATGCCGTTTTTCAGGATGGACGTCGCTGGGCGGAAATGGGGAAAGTCGATTTTCTGGCTCCCATGATTTATTGGGAAAGGACTCATCCCATTCAGCCTTTTATGAAACGAAGTGAGGAATGGCGTAAAAACACCTTCGAAAGATACTGCTTTCCCGGTATGGGGAGTTATCGTTACAATACAGATGAGAAACCTCACACCTGGGATGAAACCCTGGGTCAAATCAGGGACATGCGTGCAAAAGAGTTTCCAGGCTTTGTCTTTTTTGATGCCGGAAGCATTGAAGGACACTGGAGTGACCTAGGTTTTAAAGAATTTGCCACACCTGCAAATATTCCACCCATGCCCTGGCTGAATGTTCAGGAACCTGTTTTACCTGAAAATATTACCGTCGATATGCCGGATCACAACAAAATCCGGATTCAATGGGAAAATACAACTGACCAATGGCAGCGGTACAATATTTTTGTGGCTGAAGGACCTGAAATCGATTCACTGTCATCACATCATCTCAGGATGGTCACATTACCAGGGGCGAATACCGCAGAACTGAAAGTCAGGAACCAGGATACCCATATCGCTCTGTCTGCACTCAACAAAGCATGGGTTGAAAGTCCATTAAGTCGGATTATCTCCTTCAGGGAATAAAAAAATGCTTGCAAAAAGCCGGTATATGATAATATTTTCTTTATAAGCACGGAAAAATTATCATGAAAAAGATCGTAATTGTAGAAGACGAGAGAATAATAGCTGATGATTTACAGCTCACGCTCAAATCGTGGGGCTATGATGAAGTTATCACTGTTACGGCAGCAGAAGATCTTCTTGAGCATCTGGATGAGATCAAACCGGATTTAATTCTCATGGATATTATGCTCCGGGGAAAGATGAATGGTATTGAGGCTGTTCACATCATCAACAAGAAAAAACCCATCCCGGTGATTTATATCACGGCTTATGCAAACAAAGCCACCATTGATAAAGCAACGGAAACCAATCCCCTGGGGTATCTTATTAAACCCTTTGAAGAATACCGTTTAAAAGAAATCATTGAATCAGCTTTTAAATAATATATTTTGGAAAACCTTTCAAAAAGAGCCGGAGTATTCCGGCTTTTTTACTATTTAGTTTGACAGACAAAATGGGAACTCTCTATCATTTAATATATGATTATTAATATTATTTTGCATTTTACCACTTACGGCGTTATTTTACCCCCGGGGGGGCATAGAGATAAAATTATTCCTATATAGTAATATTCTTAAAAACCATTTTATTTTAGCAGTTCACTCTGGTTAAAACTCCTGTCAGGCCTTAATTGATCCAGAATGTGGTCATACGCTGCTGTCTCTCCAGTAAAAATTTCCGCAGTGATCGCTCCAAGGCCGGGTCCCAGCATAAACCCTTGCCCACACATGCCGGCCAGAAGGAAATAATTATCAAACCCCGGTGCCCATCCCACCAGAGGAAAGCCATCGGGGGTCATGGGATAGAGTCCGCGCCAGATTCTTCTTACTCTCAGGTGTCTCAGACGGGGATAGAGTTCAACCATCCGCCGGGAAACCATGGGGAGAAATTCGGACGTGTTCTCACAATCTTTACCTTTAATAGGTGGCTCAGGTGTTATACAAAAAACAACCTGGCCCTCATCATTCTGATAAAAATAGAAATTTGAAGATCCTTTTCCGGGACGAATATCCACAATCATGGGTTCAAAAAAACGTTTTACCGGTTCTGTGATACCTCCTTCATGAGAATCGGGAAAAACCGGAACATCCAGTCCCA
This window of the Candidatus Neomarinimicrobiota bacterium genome carries:
- a CDS encoding metallophosphoesterase family protein, which codes for MRHLILGDIHGQYDALIRVLKKADYDPNGDSLYCVGDLTDRGPDSARVLDFCIKHGVLSVRGNHDMWFLDYLIRGYAPMIWLSQGGYETLSSWHQESMSRKEVLDYYQNMPYYRELHLGGLSIAVFHGGITPGVPLKDQDTEVLTWDRYFWVFEQDPKLPYDRYFLGHTALKDSAEKNKYHVINLDTGAGYKRILTAMDMVTLEKYEVNV
- the aspS gene encoding aspartate--tRNA ligase; this translates as MNLKRTHRCHELNESLVGQTVIVNGWINTRRDLGGIYFLDVRDRYGLIQIRVGIELPEILRDRVRKMTPEDVIAVKGKLALRPEDAINPKMASGTLEVLAEEVELLNKAKTPPFEITRRETGSEDLRLKYRYLDLRTQSLQKNILLRHETAQTVRHFLNQEDFLEIETPILMKSTPEGARDFLVPSRLHTGHFYALPQSPQTYKQILMVSGFDKYYQIVKCFRDEDLRADRQPEFTQIDIEMSFVDEPDVRDVGERLLAGVMKAVKNIELPLPLPVYSYQDAMETYGSDKPDTRFDVPLFNLDEIAEKSDFQIFRSVLASGGVIRGLRVPGGSRLSRKQIDGYTDLAKKYGLKGLAFVKVEEGGLSSGISRFFNDSLSEELIEVSGANPGDLLFFSADTWTTALTALGAVRLQLGKDLNLIEKDAYKALWVNDFPLVERSEEEDRFVAMHHPFTAPRPEDEERMETDPESVRAQAYDLVLNGHEIAGGSIRIYREDLQEKMFRILGISHDEARQKFGFLLDAFQYGAPPHGGIAFGFDRLVMILAGTDSIREVIAFPKTTTAQSPMDNAPDIVDEKQLKELHLRVENEEL
- a CDS encoding family 10 glycosylhydrolase, whose product is MKVKQLMLLTVLFALMASCGGRIEAPVKEARAVWYSRFEYCNSTKTHDQDSIKLHISSVIDKAADANFNIILFQVRGNGDAYYTSDIEPWGEHLTGEFGKDPGWDPLEYAVKKAHSRGLELHAWINTFPVWRGTEPPKETNPLSPYLAHPEWLVCDTSGTPQPLTNHYVSFSPGIPQVHDYLITLAKDIVSRYDIDGIHFDYIRYPEGSIDNGYSHDSISVSLFQDSEKGNPYNLEWEDWQREQLNQFVYKMYNAIHEMDPAIKMSAATIGSYDVGGWNGYHAVFQDGRRWAEMGKVDFLAPMIYWERTHPIQPFMKRSEEWRKNTFERYCFPGMGSYRYNTDEKPHTWDETLGQIRDMRAKEFPGFVFFDAGSIEGHWSDLGFKEFATPANIPPMPWLNVQEPVLPENITVDMPDHNKIRIQWENTTDQWQRYNIFVAEGPEIDSLSSHHLRMVTLPGANTAELKVRNQDTHIALSALNKAWVESPLSRIISFRE